The nucleotide window GGTGGAAGGGCGGAAGGAAATGGGGGAAGATGGTCATGCAGGAGAGCCAACGCAGACCCTGGGCCTGGATTCCCGGCTTATAGCCGTAATAGCCGCGGCCGTAGCCGCCCATCAGGAGGAAAGGGCCCAGGTCGTTTGGACGCGGGGAGGAGTTAATCCCTGGGTCCTGAGCGGGCGCCGGGAGCTTCATAATAATCAACCGGTTAACCTGAGATGGAGGTCGGGAGTATAATGAAAACCTACATCATCCACGTCAACGGCCAGCGTTTCGAAGTAACTGTGGAGGAGAAGAAAGAGGGGCCGGCGGTGAGAAAAGAAGCCGCGCCTGTAACGGCGATCCCTATGCCTTCGGAGCCGCCGGCCGCGGTCCAGGGGCCGCCTTCTTCGAGCAAAGCCGCGGCAGGCAACGGTAATATCGTTACCGCTCCCCTGCCGGGCAAGGTAGTGAGTGTGAAAGTGAAGGCGGGAGCCCCGGTAAGGAAAGGGCAGGTATTAATGGTATTAGAAGCCATGAAAATGGAGAATGAGATCGTTGCGGCTGCCGATGGTAAAGTTGCGGAGATTTATGTGGGCGAGGGTTCCAGCGTCAATGTGGGGCAACCCTTATTGAAGGTAGAGTAAACGAGAAAACCGTAAATGCGGGGAGGAAGAACATGAGCGGCTCGTTAAACGGAATAAAAGTCATCGATCTTACCCGGGTCCTGGCGGGTCCCTTTTGTACCATGATACTGGGAGATTTAGGGGCGGACGTAATTAAAATCGAAGCTCCGGAGGGGGATGAAGCCAGAAACTTCGGTCCCTTCGTCAAAGGGGAAAGCGCCTATTTCATGAGCATCAACCGCAACAAAAGGAGCATGGTTTTAAACCTTAAGGATCCCAGGGGAAGGGAGATCCTCAAGGAACTGGTCCGGCAGGCGGACGTGCTGGTAGAGAACTTTCGACCGGGGACGACGGCCAAGCTGGGTATTAGCTATGAAGAACTATACCCCCTTAACCCGCGTTTGATCTATGCTTCCTGCTCGGGGTTTGGCCAGACCGGGCCCTACCGGGGGCGGCCTGCCTATGATATCATCATCCAGGCAATGGGGGGAATCATGAGCATAACCGGCCAGCCCGGCGGCGAACCGACGAGGGTAGGGGCTTCAATAGGCGACATAACGGCGGCGCTGTTTACCGTAATAGGCATCCTGGCCGCCCTGGCCGAGCGGGAGCGGAGCGGGAAGGGACAGTATATAGACATCAGCATGCTGGACTGCCAGGTGGCGATACTGGAGAACGCCATAGCGCGCTACAGCGTGGCGGGCGAAGTGCCGAAGCCCATAGGCAACCGCCATCCCTCCATCACTCCCTTTACCACCCTGAGGACGCGGGACGGATATATAGTCATTGCCGTGGGCAACGACAACCTGTGGCGCAAATTCTGCGAGGCAGTTAAGCGACCGGACCTTATTGACGATCCGCGGTTTAAGACCAACCCTCTACGGACCCAGAATTGGGACGAGCTCTATCCCATCTTGTGCTCCATCTTCAGCGAATATACTTCAGAGGAAGCGCTGGCCGTCATGGAGGCGGCGGGGGTACCCTGCGGACCGCTGCAGGATGTCGGACAGCTCTTCCACGACCCCCAGATACGCCACCGGGAGATGGTGCTGCCGATAGAGCACCCTGTGGCCGGGTCCTTATGGATGGCGGGTACGCCGTTGAAACTCTCCCGGACACCGGGGAAAATAGCGCGGCCTGCTCCCACCCTGGGACAGGACACTTACGCAATACTCCGGGAGATGGGATACAGCGAATCCCAGCTTAAAGAGCTGGAAGCCGAAGGAGTGATAACGCCCAAGGCGAAGAAGGAATGAGGGCGAGTAAGGCATAAAAGGCCGGTACCGGGCGGGGCTGGTGGACCGCCCCGCCCGGGCTCCTAAAACAAACAGTTTACCTAAGGATTGGGGGGAGCGCCATGCAAGAGCTCTTGATGGGGATAAGGGGACTTACACCCCAGCAGGTCGTTATGTTTGTCATCGGCGGTATCTTGATCTACCTGGCCATAGCCAAAGACTACGAACCCCTGTTGCTTCTGCCCATGGGTTTTGGCGCTATTCTTACCAACATCCCCTTTTCTTCTGCCATAGGCGAAGAAGGGTTCCTGACTATTTTGCTGCATGCCGGCATAATTACAGAGCTTTTCCCCATCCTCATTTTCATAGCCGTAGGGGCCATGTGCGACTTCACTCCCCTTTTACGCAATCCCCTCGTGATGATCTTCGGGGCGGCGGCGCAGTTCGGCTTTTTTGCCACCATAGTAATAGCCACCCTGTTAGGGTTCGATCTTAAAGAGGCGGCCGCCATAGGTATCATAGGCGCGGCAGACGGCCCCACAACTATCTACGTGGCCACGAAGTTCGCCCAAGGGCTTTTGGGCCCCCTTTCCGTGGCCGCGTATTCCTACATGTCGTTGGTGCCCATCATCCAGCCGCCGGTGATTAAACTTTTGACCAGCAAGAAGGAACGGATGATCCGCATGCCCTATCGGGAAGGGCAGCCGGTTGCCAAAACCGTCCGGATACTCTTTCCCATTGTCGTCACCATTGTGGCGGGTATCATCGCTCCCATCAGCGTAGCCCTGATCGGCTCCCTCATGTTCGGCAACCTGCTGCGGGAGGCCGGAGTAGTGGAACGGCTGGCCAAAGCGGCCGAAAACGAGCTTGCCAATCTTGTAACCTTGCTATTGGGAATAACAATTGGGTCTACCATGGAGGCTAATGCTTTTTTAAACATGAAGACCCTCATGGTCATGGGCCTGGGGTTGCTGGCCTTCGTATTTGACACCGTCGGCGGCGTCCTGCTGGCCAAATTCCTCAACCTTTTCCTTAAAGAAAAGATCAATCCCGCCATAGGCGCCTGCGGCATATCCGCCTTTCCCATGTCTGCCCGGGTAATAGCCAAGCTGGTTTTGAAGGATGATCCCAACAATTTTGTCATCATGCACGCCATCGGCGCCAACACTTCCGGGCAGATCGGGTCGATTATAGCCGGCGGCCTTGTTTTGGCCCTCGTACCTGCATTGCTAAAATAGGGGGTGGGATGGAAATGACGAATGTTGGACTGGCTTTGAAGCTGATGGCCATGGCCCTGCCCGCCATGTTCGGAGTTATTCTCCTTTTTATGGCTATAATAATCGTCCTAACCCATCTTTTCCCCGCGGGGGAAGAAAGGGGGGAAGGAGAATAAAATAGGGCTTCCCATGAAGGATTCGGTCAGCTTTTGGCGAATATATCCCTTTTGTAACCTCAAGGGAAGAAGGGATATTTTTGTCGCGCTGGCACTACCAGCGAGTTCTCTGGGCTTTAATAATTATCGCCGCCCTGTCCGCCGGGGTGGTAATTACAAACCGGGTGCGTCTGGAAGAGGCCAACCGTACGGTTACCCTGGCCGTCGACTTCCAGCAGGTGCAAAAAATAGCCCGGTGGAGTGGTTTGACTACCGGGGAAGTTCTGCAACGCTTTAAGCAACGGGGAATAAACGCCGTCTTATTTAAAGAGCAGACCATTGATGATCTAAAGCAGCAGGTGTGGCTGCAGCCAGCGGATCAGGCGGTCGTGTCCCTGCCGGCTTCCGAACGGGGCAGAGTGCGCCCGGGATACACCTATCTTTTCACCGGGGATGCGTCCCTGGCCGCACGCCTGGCCTTACATCTGCAAAATAAGATTCCGGGAGGGGTGCAGGTCCTGGCGGGCGACGGCTTTACCGCTCTGGGCGTTCCCCTTTCTCCGGAGGAGCTAAAGGATGTCGGCCTCGGTTTTCCGGAAAAGGAAATGGCGGTGGCCCGGGATGCTGGCCTTTTAATCGTACCACAGGTTAGATCATGGTATGGCGTCAACGCCAACTCCCTGGCCGCCGTCTTAAAGTCCCTAGAGGCGTATCGGGACGACATCGTAGCCCTGCTTTTTAACGACAAAAGACTTCCCGGTTATCCCCTGTACCTGTCCGACCTGGCCGCCCTGGTGGAGGAACTCCAGGTACCCGTGGGGCTGATTGAGTTTTTTCCGCAACAAGGTCTAAACCAATTAGCCCTGCTTCTGGATAAAAAGGTCGTACGCGTCCATAGCATCGGCAGTGACGAAATAATGTCATTAACACCGGCGGCGGCCCTGGAACGCCTGGAGCTGGCGGCCAGGGAAAGGAACAACCGTCTTCTTATAGTCCGTTTTAATTTAGCACCCGCATCGAACGATTGGCTTAATGACAGCCTTGCCTTTGTAGGTAAATTTAGGACTGCCCTTATGAACGACGGCCTGGTCATCGGACATGCCGTACCCTTTGCTCCCCTGCCTTTTTCCCGCCTGTGGATATATTTAATCGGCCTCGGCGTCCTGGCGGCGGGAGTTCTCCTGCTGGCCGCCGTGGGCCTGTCCGGCGCGGGCGTGTTGTTGGGTTTGTTAGGTCTTGGCGCCTGGACGGGGGTTGTGGGTCTGAACATCCAGCTCCTCTTTATGCGCAAGGTTATGGCGTTGGGGGCGGCCGTCGTCTTTCCCGCCTTGGCGGTAATTACCGCCATGTCACCATCACCCCGCAGTTTAAAGGCGGCCCTGGCCGTCACCTTACGCACAACCCTTATTTCCTTTTTGGGCGCCCTGTATATAGCGGCAATCCTGGCCGATAATACTTTCATCTTAAAAATAAACGAGTTCAGCGGCGTTAAAGTGGCCTTCGTCGCTCCCTTATTGATTTTTACGGCGGCCGCAATTTTGCGGCAGGAAGGGGAAAAAGCCGGGGCCACCATTCGCGGCTGGCTGGACGCCAACCTCACAGTAAAGCTGGTGCTTTTGGCCGCGGTAGTGGCCGTGGGCGGCCTCCTTTACCTCAGCCGGAGCGGCAATGAAGGGGTGGGCCTTTTACCCCTGGAAGGACAGATGCGCTCTTTCCTTACAGATGTTTTATTTGCCCGGCCGCGAACAAAGGAATTTCTCCTCGGCTATCCCTTTTTGCTGTTAAGCCTTAGCCTCGGTTACCGGCATCGCTTTTTGCTTTTTTGGCTTTTAGGCCTGGTGGGACAGATTTCCCTTGTCAACACCTTCTCCCATATCCATATTCCCTTCCTCATTTCGTTATTGCGGACCTTCAACGGCCTGTGGCTGGGGTTGTTCCTGGGCTTGGTGCTGGTAACTGCGGTTAACTCGCTGCGGGCTTATTTAAGGAGGAAAGAGGCATGGCCAGGGTAGTTATCTCCGGCTATTACGGTTTTCAGAATGCCGGAGATGAGGCCGTACTGTACAGCATGGTAAAGGCCCTGCGTTCCTTTCTGCCGGGCCTGGAAATTAGCGTTTTATCCAATGCGCCGCGTCAAACGGCAACCAGTTTAAATGTTGAAGGGGTAAACCGGTGGCAGCCCATGGCGGTATTTAAAGCCTTGCGGCGGGCCGATCTGGTGATCAGCGGCGGCGGCAGCCTCTTTCAGAATGTAACAGGTTGGAAAAGCCTGTTTTATTATCTGGGCATTGTCCTTCTGGCCCGACTATTGCGCAAGCCGGTGGTCATCTATGCCCAGGGGCTGGGCCCCTTAAAGCAGACTTTCAGCCGCTGGCTGACGGGCAAGGTTTTAAACATGGTACAGTTAATAACCCTAAGGGACAGCGATTCAAGAAAGTTGTTGGAGGAACTAAATGTAAGGCGCCCCCAGGTTTATGTCACTGCCGATCCGGTTCTGGGCTTAGAACCTGGTGACCTCGATTTAAGTTCCGGCGAGAAAAAATGGCATGATTTAGGCTTGACCGGACCGGTAATTGGCATCTCCGTGCGCACCTGGCCGGGAACTGAAGGCTGCTGGCCGGTACTGGCCAGAGTGGCCGATAAGCTGGTAGACGAGGGCTGGCAGGTTGTTTTTATCCCCTTTCAGTTTCCAGGCGACGTCGAAGCCTGCCGTCAGGTAGCCAGGCTGATGCAAAACCGTTCTGTCGTTATAAAGGAGAATATGGATTTTAAAACTATAATGGGGCTGATCGGTCGGATGCAGTTTTTAATCGGCATGCGTCTGCATGCCTTAATCCTGGCGGCGGTTATGGGCATTCCTTTTTTAGCCCTGCCCTATGATCCGAAAGTAGCGGCCTTTGCCCGAACGGTGGAACAACCTTCAACGACAACCCTGGCCGGCATAACCTGCCAGGGATTAACGGCGGCGGTACAGGAAGCCCTGGCGCAGCGGGATGAGCATGCAGAACG belongs to Moorella humiferrea and includes:
- a CDS encoding DUF5693 family protein → MSRWHYQRVLWALIIIAALSAGVVITNRVRLEEANRTVTLAVDFQQVQKIARWSGLTTGEVLQRFKQRGINAVLFKEQTIDDLKQQVWLQPADQAVVSLPASERGRVRPGYTYLFTGDASLAARLALHLQNKIPGGVQVLAGDGFTALGVPLSPEELKDVGLGFPEKEMAVARDAGLLIVPQVRSWYGVNANSLAAVLKSLEAYRDDIVALLFNDKRLPGYPLYLSDLAALVEELQVPVGLIEFFPQQGLNQLALLLDKKVVRVHSIGSDEIMSLTPAAALERLELAARERNNRLLIVRFNLAPASNDWLNDSLAFVGKFRTALMNDGLVIGHAVPFAPLPFSRLWIYLIGLGVLAAGVLLLAAVGLSGAGVLLGLLGLGAWTGVVGLNIQLLFMRKVMALGAAVVFPALAVITAMSPSPRSLKAALAVTLRTTLISFLGALYIAAILADNTFILKINEFSGVKVAFVAPLLIFTAAAILRQEGEKAGATIRGWLDANLTVKLVLLAAVVAVGGLLYLSRSGNEGVGLLPLEGQMRSFLTDVLFARPRTKEFLLGYPFLLLSLSLGYRHRFLLFWLLGLVGQISLVNTFSHIHIPFLISLLRTFNGLWLGLFLGLVLVTAVNSLRAYLRRKEAWPG
- a CDS encoding sodium ion-translocating decarboxylase subunit beta — its product is MQELLMGIRGLTPQQVVMFVIGGILIYLAIAKDYEPLLLLPMGFGAILTNIPFSSAIGEEGFLTILLHAGIITELFPILIFIAVGAMCDFTPLLRNPLVMIFGAAAQFGFFATIVIATLLGFDLKEAAAIGIIGAADGPTTIYVATKFAQGLLGPLSVAAYSYMSLVPIIQPPVIKLLTSKKERMIRMPYREGQPVAKTVRILFPIVVTIVAGIIAPISVALIGSLMFGNLLREAGVVERLAKAAENELANLVTLLLGITIGSTMEANAFLNMKTLMVMGLGLLAFVFDTVGGVLLAKFLNLFLKEKINPAIGACGISAFPMSARVIAKLVLKDDPNNFVIMHAIGANTSGQIGSIIAGGLVLALVPALLK
- the csaB gene encoding polysaccharide pyruvyl transferase CsaB — translated: MARVVISGYYGFQNAGDEAVLYSMVKALRSFLPGLEISVLSNAPRQTATSLNVEGVNRWQPMAVFKALRRADLVISGGGSLFQNVTGWKSLFYYLGIVLLARLLRKPVVIYAQGLGPLKQTFSRWLTGKVLNMVQLITLRDSDSRKLLEELNVRRPQVYVTADPVLGLEPGDLDLSSGEKKWHDLGLTGPVIGISVRTWPGTEGCWPVLARVADKLVDEGWQVVFIPFQFPGDVEACRQVARLMQNRSVVIKENMDFKTIMGLIGRMQFLIGMRLHALILAAVMGIPFLALPYDPKVAAFARTVEQPSTTTLAGITCQGLTAAVQEALAQRDEHAERVRAAAVELRPRALDNARLVVEYLKKIVAED
- a CDS encoding biotin/lipoyl-containing protein, which produces MKTYIIHVNGQRFEVTVEEKKEGPAVRKEAAPVTAIPMPSEPPAAVQGPPSSSKAAAGNGNIVTAPLPGKVVSVKVKAGAPVRKGQVLMVLEAMKMENEIVAAADGKVAEIYVGEGSSVNVGQPLLKVE
- a CDS encoding CaiB/BaiF CoA transferase family protein, encoding MSGSLNGIKVIDLTRVLAGPFCTMILGDLGADVIKIEAPEGDEARNFGPFVKGESAYFMSINRNKRSMVLNLKDPRGREILKELVRQADVLVENFRPGTTAKLGISYEELYPLNPRLIYASCSGFGQTGPYRGRPAYDIIIQAMGGIMSITGQPGGEPTRVGASIGDITAALFTVIGILAALAERERSGKGQYIDISMLDCQVAILENAIARYSVAGEVPKPIGNRHPSITPFTTLRTRDGYIVIAVGNDNLWRKFCEAVKRPDLIDDPRFKTNPLRTQNWDELYPILCSIFSEYTSEEALAVMEAAGVPCGPLQDVGQLFHDPQIRHREMVLPIEHPVAGSLWMAGTPLKLSRTPGKIARPAPTLGQDTYAILREMGYSESQLKELEAEGVITPKAKKE